DNA from Actinomyces sp. oral taxon 897:
CTACGTGAGGACCCTGCGCGACATCTTCCGGGCCCTGGGGGTCTCCGAGGCGCGTATGGAGCGTGGCAACGTGCGTGCTGACGTCAACGTCTCCCTGCGTGAGTCCCCCGACGCCCCCCTGGGTACCCGTACCGAGACCAAGAACGTCAACACCTTCCGCGGTATTGAGCAGGTTGTCCGCTACGAGATCCGGCGTCAGGCGGCGGTCCTCGCCTCCGGGGGGACGGTGCTGCAGGAGACCCGCCACGGCCAGGCCGACGGCACCACCCGCCCCGGTCGCGTCAAGTCCGATGCGGACGACTACCGCTACTTCCCTGAGCCCGACCTCGTCCCCGTGGCCCCCAGTCGTCAGTGGGTCGAGGAGATCCGGGCCGCCCTGCCCGAGATGCCCGCTGCCAGGCGGCGGCGTCTGAAGGCCGAGTGGTCCCTGTCCGACTCCGAGATGCGTGACGTGGTCAACGCCGGTGCGTTGGAGCTGGTCGAGGCCACCACGGCTGCCGGTACGAGTGGCCAGGCTGCCCGTAAGTGGTGGATGGGGGAGCTCTCCCGCGCCGCCAAGGAGCGTGGGGTCACGCTGGAGGACCTGCCCGTCACCCCGGCGCAGGTCGCCCAGCTCCAGTCCCTGGTGGACAGCGGACGCCTTACCGACAAACTGGCACGTCAGGTCCTGGAGGGTGTCCTGGCCGGGGAGGGTGACCCCGAGGCCGTGTCCGCCGCCCGGGGCCTGGAGGTGGTCTCCGACGACGGCGCCCTGCTGGCTGCGGTTGACCAGGCCCTGGCCGACAACCCCGACGTCGCGGAGAAGATCCGTGGCGGCAAGGTCCAGGCCGCGGGTGCCATTGTCGGCGCGGTCATGAGGGCCACCCGGGGCCAGGCCAATGCCAGGCGGGTACGTGAGCTCATTATGGAGCGGGTGAGTGCCTGAGCTGACGTCCGCAGGCTTATTCAAGGAGTGGTGTCCGGTCCGGGGGGAGGCGTGGACTCACCCCGGACCAGGGGAGAGGGGCCACGTCGTCCGGGGTGGAGGCGTGGAGGGTTGCCATAATCCTCTCGGAGCGTGCGTCGTGGCCCCGTCCGGGTCGGGGGTCTGGAGCCCCGACCGCCGTGGGGCCTGCGTCGAGGCGGCTGCTGGGCCGGACGGACATTGCGCCCGGGTCAGCTTGCGGACCCGCAGACGTCGGAAGGACGGCTCTGCCGCGCGGGTATCACTCATGCACGGGCTCCGCTGGCCCGGGGAAAACTGCGTGTCCCTCTACCTGGGGACTGCCGCGACGACGAGCCCAGCTGACCCAGGGAGGACCAGCCCCTCGAGCTCAGGTCCAGGTTGGCGCGGGTCTGGACGTGCCGGGCCGGGGGACCGGCCCCGTAGCCC
Protein-coding regions in this window:
- the gatB gene encoding Asp-tRNA(Asn)/Glu-tRNA(Gln) amidotransferase subunit GatB; the encoded protein is MDELMDYDEAVRRYDPVLGLEVHVELGTATKMFDAAPNVFGARPNTMVTPTSVGLPGSLPVVNGKGVEYAIRIGLALGCQIAESCRFARKNYFYPDLAKDFQTSQSDEPIAYDGALEVELEDGTFFTVPIERAHMEEDAGKNTHVGGADGRIEGASHSLVDYNRAGVPLVEIVTRPIEGAGERAPEVAATYVRTLRDIFRALGVSEARMERGNVRADVNVSLRESPDAPLGTRTETKNVNTFRGIEQVVRYEIRRQAAVLASGGTVLQETRHGQADGTTRPGRVKSDADDYRYFPEPDLVPVAPSRQWVEEIRAALPEMPAARRRRLKAEWSLSDSEMRDVVNAGALELVEATTAAGTSGQAARKWWMGELSRAAKERGVTLEDLPVTPAQVAQLQSLVDSGRLTDKLARQVLEGVLAGEGDPEAVSAARGLEVVSDDGALLAAVDQALADNPDVAEKIRGGKVQAAGAIVGAVMRATRGQANARRVRELIMERVSA